One Rutidosis leptorrhynchoides isolate AG116_Rl617_1_P2 unplaced genomic scaffold, CSIRO_AGI_Rlap_v1 contig328, whole genome shotgun sequence genomic window carries:
- the LOC139882941 gene encoding uncharacterized protein — translation MEKASPFTAFIHRFSKQIISNRSGKFCFCCSAWIFLCWFFPLTQIVSLGVEILLAFFRWAQLARPLELFQFHLWLIAKNRLPTQVSLLSYGRIDHALCAFCNVTPDSIDHLFFDCHVSATIAYFWASRCHIPWRNRPWVNNLAWAMKLLLGKDFYYSIARFSFGAIYHLIWKKRNSLIFRGEMLEISAMKNHIIKVVRENTLTFTNVLDNTRNMRLQRSWGLDPSIFSNALSA, via the exons ATGGAGAAGGCCAGCCCATTTACAGCCTTCATCCACCGATTCTCTAAGCAAATTATCTCTAACAGAAGTGGAAAATTTTGCTTCTGTTGCAGTGCTTGGATATTTCTGTGCTGGTTCTTTCCTCTAACCCAGATTGTTTCTCTTGGTGTGGAAATTCTTCTAGCATTTTTTCGGTGGGCTCAGCTTGCGAGACCATTAGAA CTATTTCAATTTCATCTTTGGCTTATCGCGAAGAATCGCTTGCCTACTCAGGTGTCTCTTCTCTCGTATGGAAGAATTGATCACGCCTTATGTGCGTTTTGTAATGTTACGCCAGATTCCATAGACCACCTGTTTTTTGATTGCCATGTTTCAGCTACAATTGCTTATTTTTGGGCCTCAAGATGTCACATTCCTTGGCGTAATAGGCCTTGGGTGAACAATCTCGCTTGGGCGATGAAGCTTTTATTGGGTAAGGACTTCTATTATAGCATCGCTCGGTTTTCTTTTGGAGCAATTTACCACCTTATTTGGAAGAAAAGGAATAGCTTAATATTCCGTGGCGAAATGTTGGAGATTTCAGCTATGAAAAACCATATCATTAAGGTAGTCAGAGAGAATACGCTCACTTTTACCAATGTGCTTGACAATACAAGGAATATGAGACTCCAGAGATCTTGGGGTCTCGACCCCTCCATCTTCTCTAATGCCTTGTCGGCCTAA